The region CAGTGATCACAGTAGTCAAGGTAAACAACCACGAAGATAAAATTAATCTGCCAGTATTTGTTAGTGTCATTATGGCGTGATAGTTCAATGGTTTGCATATTGCAACAAACCTGTCATACGCCATTATCATTAAAGTTGCAAATTCACACATTACATAACCATAGATTACAAATATTTGCAGTACACAACCATTGTATGAGATAAGATAATTGTCATTAATCAAATCAGACAGGAATTTAGGGTAGAAACCAGCTGTCCCATACAAACCATTGAAGCACAGGTTACACAGGAAGATGTACATGGGCTCATGCAGTGCTCTCTCCAGAATAATTGTCACAATCAGagtcagattaaataaaataattaaaaaatagacaaataaaataaaaacaaagtatatatatttgtttgcttttgattCCTTAAGGctagaaagtgtgaaaatcataTTGATAGAAATGTTGTCCATACAGTGAATAAAACCTGTGGGGgaaaagcagttttttaaaaaagaaaacattttttgggcCTATTCTGTCATTAAAACtggcataaaataaacagttgactacattttatttgcatcttAGCAGATAGGGATCTATGAAATCATATTTCACAAGATGATGGATACTCTAAGAACAAATTTCTGAAgtttctctttttaatttttactgaaGTGCCTTTTGGCCTAAACCCTCAAACCCTCTTAATTTGGAGGCATCACTTTGGTCTGTTATATATAGAGTTATAAATACAGCAGCATGTTGAATGTTTGAACAGACAATCAGAAGTTGCATTGAACTGTTAATAGTCCAAACAAATAGATCTGTCCTTACTTGTTTCGCCTGTAGAGAGAAGTCCTGAAGTCCAAAGCAAACTGCTGATCACAGTTGGAGTTTTATctcttttctgtgtgatgtAATATGCCACGTTCCATTTTCTCTCCTATGATAATTAGAACCTTGGGAATAAATTAACGCTACAAATTTTCCGGAGGTTTCTTACAGTCCTAAATAACTTTTCATTAAGTCAGATTTTTTTGCCAGCTAACAGTGTCATGGCCGTATGCCCTGTTAATTGCCTTCAGATTTAGTCCACTTGTGTTTTTGGAATTGTTAGAACCCTCCTGTTTGTCCCCAAGCCATGTGTTATAATGGACTGTCACATGAGAGAAAGGTCTGGCaaaggtgtgtgtctgtgtgtgtgtgtatatatgagaatgtgaagaaaaagaaaaccaaattaTGGTCAAAGCAGCTTCCACAAACCATTCAGGGAATAAGGGTGAACTTGCCCCAGCTGTAGGAAACTGTCGTTTTGCCCACTCATCAGCAGGCCTGTTTCCAGAGCCTTGTGTCTTCCTTGTTCCCAGCATAGGGCCTGTCCTGCATAGAATGCTGGGATGTTTGCGCCTGGATTGtctgggctcattccaatccgtacctccttgcatcctttcgTTGTGTCCTTTCCTtactccttagctccacccattggAGAAAGCAAGGAAAGGGCTGCTTTTCATTATTTGGTCTAGGCTCCTCAGTTCCACTGAAGGCAagtcttaatgctacagcatactatcacattctagacgattctagaccatttcctgtttcagccaTGACAATGCACCCAGGCAAACAGCGAGGTCTATTTAGAActggttttgtcgagaatgggGTGGAAACATGTAACTGCAAAgagcccagacctcaaccccatccaacatctttgggatcaattggaaggccaactgcaagccaggccaatcgcccaatcagtgcctgacctcacctcactaatgctcttttgactgaatggaagcaaatccttgcagcaatgctcccacatctagtataaagccttcagAGTAAAGTGGAGGTGGCTACAGCAGGAAAGGGTGGAGCAACtcaatattaatgcccataattttggatgagatgttgaatgtcagatgtccacatacactacatgaccagaAGTATCTTGATGGGTGGCGCGTAGGCACTTAGAACTTcatatttggcatagttgtcatgtatcgtctcctaaaaaaaatgttacacagACTTGTTGTTTTCACTCGTAGTTTAGTTGCAGGAgtactgaatgtctgagttgaaaAATCTCAGGACAACGGcgtcctggccactagggggctccCGTTAAGGGGTTAAGTACCTGATTTCCTGCCATGCCTTGACAGAAGCAGTattctttcttcttttattgtccgaaatgttcttttttcttcttcttctgttgttgAAGGCTTTGTTCTTTGGTCAGTGTGATATGATgtaacaatgtttttgttttgtggcaCTTCCTTTAACAGATAAAAGCTATCTGACTTGGATAATGCTACCAAGGGGCAACCTAATAGGCCTTGGAAGTGTGCCCTACCAGAGCAAAAGCCTTTCCAAATCAAAGGAGAATTTTTCTATAGAGAATATTAATGAAATTTCACATAACCTTCCCTGTCACAGTGGTTTAGGCATTTTTATCCACATGCATTTTTCTCTTAAATGGCACTGGATCCACTGAATGTTGCTTTCCagccaaaataattattttgctaacgGCAAGCTAACACTGCTGCCCATGTTATATACGTCACAGCTAGCAGTTGTGGGACAAGGCATTTTACGGTCATCtaagctaacattagccaacAAAGAAATTTATAGAAACTATAAATTTATAAAATTTACTAACTTGAACAACATCAGCAACAATAAAGATATTTACAAGTgtacaaaatagaaaaatgtatagTTTATTAAACTTTAAAAGATAACAGCAAACGTTTATTTATGCACATGAATGGCAGCACTGTGTGACTTTTTTGAATAACGAATACAAGCAGACAAGCAAGGACTGGGCAGaaatgcatacagacacagactgccagtgcatcatagtaaaaacataacataacataacataatgacgagaacaggccattcagccctaCATGCTCGCCATTGTAATGACCGAGTACAGTTGAAggtgaaaatcctgcatagtatgcctttaaacacTAGTGATTTGTGAATAAGGCCTTAATTATGCTGAATGTAAGTACGTGCTTTCCAGTGGAGGTAAGCAGCGTAGGCAGACGGTTTTCCCAAACTCTATGCGTACATAGCCATCTCCGATTTGCATGGACGGGCAAAACCAATGACCACATGAGGGCAGAGTGTCTACAACAGACAGTCGgtaacaagaaaaataaattcaatccAATTCACCGTGTTGTACTTGCATTCCGTATGATGTTAGATGAAATAAACATGCTTTGAAGTGAGCATCGTTCTTTTTAacttgcacacacgcaggcacccTCCACTCATTTTGTCTATGCAGTCCACTGGGTGAGCTGTGGTTGAGCTGGAGGCTGTCATCGCAGCCACCCGGCTGACCAGAGGAGGCACCATTTCCTGATGTGGCTGCAGAAGCCATACAAAATGAAGCCTAGACCCAGTTTAAAAGAGAGCCACCAATTCACATGCTAAAAGACTTTATTACAGTGCaactttttatttcacaatgccTCAAATTACCGTAATATTCTGTCCTAAAGAAATACAATACTGTAATTTATAATATAGGCACTGTTATGTACAAAGGAAATCTTTGTAATGGTGTTGATCAGAATAACTCAGTTATCCATAAATGGATACTATAAAAAATCTTCTATAAAATCTTcctgtagtgtaatgttatCCCCCTCCGTGCTACTGCAGTCATACACAGAtgtgatttaattaaatatctttATTTACATAAAGGGTTTTCTTGAATCACAGGGGCACCAATTAGTGAGTTTTATTTCAAGTGAATAATAAATTAGGGGGAATCTACCGGCAGTGTGCTTTAGCATTTTGTGCATACGAGTGCTTTacttgaatatttttatttttggctacTTTACTCTACTTTTACTTCACTGAAACTTTAAAGAAAATACGTAGCATAATTTTCACCATGATAGTTTCCCTGAGAATCATCATATATTCCATACATTGGGAAATCTGTGCAATCCTTCCAAATAAGAGCACAATCGACTGCCAAGTAAGTGTACTCAAAGATAGCTCAACACCATGATTACTGTAATTGCCCATTGGcctgatttaaaataaatgtttggatGGGTCTGTAATACCAGGGATTATCCATCTAACTTGTAGGAGCATGTTGAGATAATTCATAAAAAGAAAGCATGGTTATCTAAGTTTTGACAGCAAGCTGCTTAATTGTTAGCTATTGTGTTGGGAGGGCCAAGACACCTGGTTAGCTTTGACAGGCAGTGGCTGGGGATTGTGAGATTGTACTGTGTACCTCACATTATCTTTTTTTGGTATGCAGAGAATCTTTAATTTTAGGTTCCTTATATTGTCTAAAAACTCTTTTACGTATCTCGGTCAGTTTCAGCCCATATATAATGGGATTTGAAAGAGGAGTAATTATTACAAATTCCAGCTGCAGGAAGTCACGTAAACCTTTTGGGAAATTCCTAGACTCATATCGACTGAACATTACGTCAAAAAGAATAGCTATTGTAAAGTTGATTAACGAAAGCAAATGTGGCACACATGTCTGCATAAATTTGTTCTTATTCTCTTTTGATTTTCTGCATGCATTGATCAACCTTATGTAAGAATACACAACAAATAGTCCCTGTGCTATTGCTGAAAGGATCACAAAAAACCCAtaaacattattaattattgttgttggtGCACAAGTCAACTTCACAATT is a window of Anguilla rostrata isolate EN2019 chromosome 9, ASM1855537v3, whole genome shotgun sequence DNA encoding:
- the LOC135264305 gene encoding olfactory receptor 2G3-like, yielding MFSFLKNCFSPTGFIHCMDNISINMIFTLSSLKESKANKYIYFVFILFVYFLIILFNLTLIVTIILERALHEPMYIFLCNLCFNGLYGTAGFYPKFLSDLINDNYLISYNGCVLQIFVIYGYVMCEFATLMIMAYDRFVAICKPLNYHAIMTLTNTGRLILSSWLFTLTTVITAITLTRRLELCGSHIDKYYCDNWSVVKLSCVPTTINNVFGYILILSLIAHAVFILFSYMKLINACIKSQENKKIFMKTCLPHLLSLINFTVAILFDTLFSRYGSRDFPQSIRDFLQLEFLIIPPLLNPIIYGLKLTEVRKRVFKKCKEPKIKDCRLHRRKR